In the Anaerostipes caccae L1-92 genome, ATAAAGATGTGGTCATTGCCCTTCTTTTGTATTCCTGTCCGGGGAACATCGGGCAGCTTTCTGCCGATATCCAGCTCTTATGCGCCAGAGCATTTCTGGAATTCAAGGTAGAACAGAAGGAAGTGGTGGAGATCAACTTTGAAATCCTGCCGTCCTATATACAGAACGGACGCCTGGAATCTTCAAAGAAAAAGAGCGATCTGATCGAATTTTTGCAGTACTCCGAAGATTATCATATGTTTCTGGACAGCGAGGCTGACGGTGAGCCGGGAACCGAGAATCTATACATGGAGATTTCCAAAAAGTACGAAAAATTCCTGGAGCAGGGAAGATCCGGCGGTGAGATCAGCGATATCATCGAGGATGATCTGGAGCAGTATATGAATGCGCTGCTCAAAAAGTATGATATGAAGAAGGAACACTATGAAAAGAAAAATCTTCTGAAGATTATTGACGCAAAAGTGTATTACGCGGTGGAGGACATCCTGCAGTTTGCGGAGATAAAACTTGGAAGGAAGATGCCGGAGCGGATCAAGGTCGGAATTGCCATGCATGTCAATGCCATGACCGAGAGGATTTCCAAAGGGATCATGCTTAAGGAAAAAGAATTAAATGACATTGTCCTGAATCATCCCCAGGAATTTCAGACAGCAAAGGTCATGTTAAGGCTCCTGGAAGAAGAACTCGGGATACAGGTTCCAAAGCAGGAGATCGGATATTTTACCATGTTTCTGTGTGCCATGGATGAGGAGGCGATCTATCCGAAAATAGCGGTCATCGTCATGGCCCATGGGGACAGCACAGCCAGCAGTATGGCAGAGGTAGCAAATAAGCTTTTAAAGACCGGACACTGCCATGCCATCGACATGCCTCTGGATGTGCCTGCGGAGGAGGCACTGGAAAAGGCGGTGGTGCTGGCAAAAGAAACAGATGAAGGCAGAGGAGTGCTGGTGCTTGCAGATATGGGCTCCCTTCTCATGTTCCCGGAAATGATTGAGAAACGGACCGGAATCCCTGTGAAAACAGTTCCCATGGTGTCCACCATCATGGTCATTGAGGCGGTAAGAAAAGCGATGCTCAGGGGTGCGGACATCGACCGGCTTGCGAAGGAGCTGAGACAGATCGGAAAGGTGTTTGACCAAAAGCATGGAGAACAAAATATCCATACAATCCTGGTCACATGTTTTACAGGGCAGGGAACGGCACTGAAGCTTTCCGAAATTATCAGGGATATGATCCCGGCAGAGCAGCAGAGCCGGTTTAAGATCCGCTGTATGGATTTTGAAGGGATGGATGCGGTAAAGGAAGCAGAAGGGCAGGAAGATCTGTCCGGGGCAGATGCAGTGGTCGGTACGGTTGATTTGAAACTTCCCAATGTCCCGTTTATCTCCGTGGACGAGTTCGTTGTAGGAGACGGAATGGCAAGGCTCAGCGAGATGATACAGGGACAGGCTGAAACTGTCTGTGAGACAAAAGATGAAGCAGTCATGGATGAAAAGCTTTTGACCGGAACTCTGGAACAGCTTTTATATTTTCTGAATCCTAAAAAAATGGCAGGCCAGGCCATGGAATCCTTAAAGGAATCTGTCAGGGCATTACATATGGAAGTGACAAG is a window encoding:
- a CDS encoding sigma 54-interacting transcriptional regulator — encoded protein: MNRKEKIFQYLSEYARIQTDSGFEPEADSGYIAERLGLDRSNVSRDLNELAREGLTVKLDGRPVKFVPAEFYRKPEPEKRESKEFAFMIGEDGSLKTQIQQGKSAVLYPPNGLHTLLAGPTGTGKTTFAEKLYQYAKAMKVMKEDAGFIVFNCAEYAQNQELILSQLFGHKKGAFTGAEKDKPGLVEKADGGILFLDEIHRLPPYGQEMLFLLMDKGCYRRLGETEEVRKASVLIIGATTENLNTTLLKTFLRRMPVVIHLPSLEKRPLIERLRLIEEFFSAEQKKIGAPIQVYKDVVIALLLYSCPGNIGQLSADIQLLCARAFLEFKVEQKEVVEINFEILPSYIQNGRLESSKKKSDLIEFLQYSEDYHMFLDSEADGEPGTENLYMEISKKYEKFLEQGRSGGEISDIIEDDLEQYMNALLKKYDMKKEHYEKKNLLKIIDAKVYYAVEDILQFAEIKLGRKMPERIKVGIAMHVNAMTERISKGIMLKEKELNDIVLNHPQEFQTAKVMLRLLEEELGIQVPKQEIGYFTMFLCAMDEEAIYPKIAVIVMAHGDSTASSMAEVANKLLKTGHCHAIDMPLDVPAEEALEKAVVLAKETDEGRGVLVLADMGSLLMFPEMIEKRTGIPVKTVPMVSTIMVIEAVRKAMLRGADIDRLAKELRQIGKVFDQKHGEQNIHTILVTCFTGQGTALKLSEIIRDMIPAEQQSRFKIRCMDFEGMDAVKEAEGQEDLSGADAVVGTVDLKLPNVPFISVDEFVVGDGMARLSEMIQGQAETVCETKDEAVMDEKLLTGTLEQLLYFLNPKKMAGQAMESLKESVRALHMEVTRELAVRYVIHLCCMLERLIQEEVLPHQETEILKKKYKHIFDTVKKSLRPLEDCLHLQIPDSETAYLVEMILEEKESC